A window from Toxoplasma gondii ME49 chromosome IX, whole genome shotgun sequence encodes these proteins:
- a CDS encoding hypothetical protein (encoded by transcript TGME49_289920), whose translation MGRSDAKRDGNGPYANEKLSTPLCVDSELSGVSFQRTGEKRQLVTPKWTRDDTLESLAGVTQNPDTALSEWPHKLMKDDEAVDATTLEADGAAAGDLSTVCTSDSEEVISVGHSEDEASFQEPRRDRALASDARPDAIISEELVDFVQPAEEFNEGFVSSEYLQPISPGPGLPDDAAYFGHSNVMESADLVPGHFSAKRGRHSRFSGHSRGECECWPYVCTGMCDIFAKTASRRRVCFNLSGRGDVTLGEPTALDVFMVQEGLFRSAGFLI comes from the exons ATGGGGAGGAGCGACGCAAAGAGGGACGGGAATGGCCCGTATGCCAATGAAAAATTATCGACTCCACTCTGCGTTGATTCGGAGTTGAGTGGCGTCTCATTCCAAAGAACAG GCGAGAAAAGGCAATTAGTTACACCGAAGTGGACAAGGGATGACACACTTGAGAGCCTTGCGGGCGTAACACAAAACCCGGACACTGCACTATCTGAGTGGCCCCATAAACTGATGAAAGATGATGAGGCTGTAGATGCCACGACTTTGGAAGCGGATGGGGCAGCTGCTGGAGACTTATCAACTGTTTGTACTAGCGACTCGGAGGAGGTTATTTCTGTTGGCCATTCAGAGGATGAAGCCTCTTTCCAGGAACCTCGGCGAGACAGGGCACTAGCAAGCGATGCACGCCCAGATGCAATCATTTCCGAAGAGTTGGTAGATTTTGTGCAGCCAGCTGAAGAATTCAATGAGGGGTTCGTAAGCAGCGAGTATCTGCAACCCATATCGCCTGGACCTGGGCTGCCGGATGATGCAGCCTATTTTGGACACTCCAATGTGATGGAGAGTGCGGATTTGGTGCCAGGGCACTTTTCCGCTAAGAGGGGAAGGCATTCTCGATTTTCCGGGCACTCCAGAGGTGAGTGTGAATGCTGGCCATACGTGTGCACAGGCATGTGCGACATATTTGCAAAGACGGCGTCCAGACGGCGTGTATGTTTCAATCTGTCAGGAAGAGGAGATGTAACACTGGGAGAACCAACAGCTCTCGATGTCTTCATGGTACAGGAAGGTCTTTTCCGTAGCGCCGGGTTCCTGATTTAG
- a CDS encoding phosphoenolpyruvate carboxykinase, putative (encoded by transcript TGME49_289930) produces MFPKMATPFAQDAMTPENLLDVRRKLEHHLAHHAHQASSLTKKDVLDLGQLQHEVHVEDECRAQGLTAEQIFYNAAVPLLYEQALLYEKNTLIANTGVLCCSSGLKTRRSPEDKRIVRESTSEEKIWWGKVNIPFKEQSYLFNRERAIDFLNTQKRLFVVDGFAGADPKYRIKVRMIATRAYHALFMQNILLSPTVSELQEFEPVFTIYNAGLFSANRFAEGVSSQTSVALHLGRGEMVILGTQYAGELHKGIFTYMNYVMPPKGVLPLHASCIVGSAKGDSDISVLLGLTATGKTALVATAEGKVLADDEVLWTPEGVSGVLGGCYVRCKDIDKDPCQTFVNAMVYGSVMENVVLDEETRRVYFHDTTLTDNTRCTYPLTFLEHGMKGLPSVPLHPKHFIMLVNDTFGVFPPVARLSLPQALFYFLSGFTCKETTAEKRRDGTTLEMRRRIVTFSACSGCPFLPLHPTVYSDLLEKKIREHGTTVWLMNTGWVGGPAYGISFRSTGEKVPVEISRRIVNAIHDGTMSECTFKILPVFDLEIPVTFADIPEETLSPLQAWTARTGDSRAFENEARHVASLFVDNFKQFEGRVSSEVAALLASFQRANGTHSLPS; encoded by the exons ATGTTCCCGAAGATGGCCACCCCTTTTGCACAGGATGCTATGACACCGGAGAACCTACTCGATGTGCGCCGGAAGCTCGAGCACCATCTGGCGCATCACGCGCACCAAGCATCTTCTCTCACGAAGAAAGATGTCCTAGATTTGGGCCAACTGCAGCACGAGGTTCATGTTGAAGACGAGTGTCGTGCA CAAGGACTGACAGCTGAACAAATCTTTTATAACGCAGCTGTCCCGCTGCTATACGAGCAGGCACTCCTATATGAAAAGAACACACTGATTGCGAACACTGGTGTCCTTTGTTGCTCCTCAG GACTGAAAACGAGGCGATCTCCAGAAGACAAGCGCATTGTGCGAGAGAGCACGTCAGAAGAGAAAATCTGGTGGGGCAAAGTTAATATCCCCTTCAAAGAACAGTCATACCTATTTAATAGAGAAAGAGCAATCGACTTTCTCAATACTCAG AAGAGACTATTTGTAGTCGACGGCTTTGCGGGGGCAGATCCGAAGTATAGAATCAAAGTGCGCATGATCGCGACTCGGGCGTACCACGCCCTGTTCATGCAGAACATTCTCCTGAGTCCTACAGTTTCGGAGCTCCAAGAGTTCGAGCCTGTTTTTACCATTTATAACGCTGGCCTGTTTTCTGCGAACCGCTTTGCTGAGG GCGTCAGCAGTCAGACTTCGGTCGCACTTCATCTGGGGCGAGGAGAGATGGTCATCCTTGGGACCCAGTACGCAGGCGAGCTTCACAAAGGTATTTTCACATACATGAATTACGTCATGCCCCCAAAGGGCGTTTTGCCCTTGCATGCATCGTGCATTGTTGGGAGCGCGAAAGGCGATAGTGACATCTCCGTGCTCCTGGGACTAACAGCGACAGGAAAGACAGCCCTT GTGGCAACCGCGGAAGGGAAGGTCCTAGCAGATGACGAAGTCTTGTGGACTCCTGAAGGCGTTTCTGGAGTATTGGGAGGTTGCTACGTTCGCTGTAAAGACATCGACAAAGACCCCTGCCAGACGTTTGTAAACGCGATGGTTTACGGGAGCGTCATGGAGAATGTTGTCTTggacgaggaaacgcgccGAGTGTACTTTCACGATACGACTCTTACAGATAACACACGGTGCACATATCCTTTAACATTTTTGGAGCACGGCATGAAAGGCCTCCCTTCCGTCCCCCTCCATCCCAAGCATTTCATCATGTTG GTAAACGACACCTTTGGTGTCTTTCCGCCCGTCgcccgtctttctctgccgcaAGCTCTCTTTTACTTTTTGAGTGGATTCACATGTAAAGAGACTACagctgaaaaaagaagagatggCACGACTCTCGAGATGCGGCGGCGCATCGTCACTTTCTCGGCCTGTTCAGGATGTCCGTTCCTGCCTCTTCACCCCACAGTCTACAGCGACCTCCTG GAAAAAAAGATTCGAGAACACGGAACGACCGTCTGGTTGATGAACACCGGCTGGGTGGGGGGCCCAGCCTACGGCATCTCCTTTAGATCGACTGGAGAAAAAGTGCCGGTTGAGATTTCACGGCGCATCGTCAACGCGATCCACGACGGCACAATGAGCGAATGTACATTCAAG ATACTTCCTGTGTTTGATCTGGAGATTCCAGTCACTTTTGCAGACATCCCGGAAGAGAcgctgtcgcctctgcagGCGTGGACGGCGAGGACGGGAGATTCGAGGGCATTCGAGAATGAAGCGAGACACGTCGCCAGTTTGTTTGTCGACAACTTCAAGCAGTTTGAAGGACGCGTCTCTTCTGAGGTCGCCGCACTTCTCGCGAGCTTCCAACGCGCCAATGGCACCCACAGTCTCCCTTCCTAG
- a CDS encoding uroporphyrinogen decarboxylase (encoded by transcript TGME49_289940~Predicted trans-membrane domain (TMHMM2.0):49-72), whose amino-acid sequence MQASSSSPSLLDERESSLPPRLSIFVCTKSMSVLHLLSRSRTPRPLRLRSPFSFVCLCFFVALFHFLGAFSTCRQLPVSSRGDAAHMDMSWWRGPGVHTAHAYGFSEDRGETGLHSLAPSLSGNSSRTERHPHHVLPRVSQSQEERRETEERDSEDAARAKNEWTAAEKEQLLQSSLGFFSGGVRSFFFPKGTANMTLESAGSERTDDAPPALYTLTPDDERALIRSQRTAYKANPREPLVNDSLRRAALGPARYARLVEKTVELATAGRHGGDTEQKTVGEEPFLTPVWMMRQAGRYLPEFRNMRRQHGFLEVCRDPRLASELTLQPYRRFPQLDAVIIFSDILVIPEAMGMKLSMEEGVGPRFAWRIESPADMQKLNFKPDIEETLGYVFDAVYVTSQQLAGAIPLIGFCGGPLTLLTYMVEGGGSKTWRQAKKFVYEHPEATHTLLQVITDICVEYLVGQVDAGAQVLQVFDTNASQFAAETYDEIGAPYMASIAERVKARRPHVTMIAFPKDRPSAGFADSAFDVISLGSSAEIESMQRRFSGQCEEKIDQVTAGEAELTRSDASATESDRDRKSDVRGDRKALQGNLDPQVLYTDTATIKRETAKMIRRFGVGRHIANLGHGMEPEMKPEHAKAFIDGVKEASAAYIRELRGEGQDTSTV is encoded by the exons ATGCAGgcgtcctcctcctctccttcccttcttgaCGAGCGAGAGTCTTCCTTGCCGCCGAGGCTGAGCATATTCGTTTGTACAAAGTCCATGTCTGTGCTGcatctcctttctcgttccaGGACGCCTCGTCCGCTTCGACTccgctctcccttctcgtttgtctgtctctgcttcttcgttgctctcttccactttctcggCGCGTTTTCGACCTGCCGTCAGCTGCCCGTGTCTTCTCGCGGAGACGCGGCGCACATGGACATGTCCTGGTGGCGAGgcccaggtgtacatacagctcACGCCTACGGCTTCtcggaagacagaggcgagaccgGCCTGCACTCGCtcgcgccgtctctctccggaAACTCGAGTCGGACGGAACGACATCCACACCACGTTCTCCCTCGAGTTTCTCAGAGccaagaggaaaggcgagagacagaagagcgcGACAGCGAGGACGCTGCTCGAGCCAAAAACGA GTGGACGGCtgcggagaaggagcagcTGTTGCAGTCTTCTCTCGGATTTTTTTCTGGCGGCgttcgctccttcttctttccgaaGGGAACTGCAAATATGACCCTGGAGAGCGCCGGAAGCGAGAGGACCGACGACGCTCCGCCCGCTCTCTACACG CTGACACCCGATGACGAAAGGGCCTTGATTCGATCACAGAGGACGGCTTACAAAG CCAATCCCAGAGAGCCGCTGGTTAACGACAGTCTTCGCCGCGCAGCTTTGGGACCCGCACGCTACGCGCGTCTCGTAGAGAAGACGGTCGAGCTTGCGACTGCAGGTCGGCAtggcggagacacagagcagaagacCGTGGGAGAGGAACCCTTCCTCACTCCTGTCTGGATGATGAGACAAGCTGGAAGATACTTGCCGGAATTCCGCAACATGCGACGTCAGCACGGATTTCTCGAG GTGTGTCGAGATCCTCGACTCGCGTCGGAGCTCACCTTGCAACCTTACCGTCGGTTCCCTCAGCTGGACGCCGTCATAATTTTCTCGGACATTCTCGTCATTCCTGAG GCCATGGGGATGAAGTTGTCAATGGAAGAAGGTGTAGGCCCACGGTTTGCGTGGCGCATTGAGAGTCCAGCGGACATGCAGAAACTCAACTTCAAACCAGACATCGAAGAGACTCTCG GCTACGTGTTCGACGCAGTGTATGTCACATCTCAGCAGCTGGCGGGCGCCATTCCTCTGATTGGTTTCTGTGGAGGGCCTTTGACACTTTTGACTTACATGGTTGAGGGTGGAGGCAGCAAAACATGGAGACAAGCGAAGAAGTTTGTCTACGAGCACCCCGAGGCAACTCACACTCTTCTTCAAGTTATCACCGACATCTGTGTCGAGTACCTCGTTGGCCAGGTCGACGCCGGAGCTCAAGTCCTCCAG GTTTTCGACACAAATGCTAGCCAGTTTGCTGCAGAGACCTACGACGAAATTGGAGCGCCGTACATGGCGTCCATTGCAGAG AGAGTGAAGGCGCGACGGCCTCACGTGACGATGATTGCGTTCCCGAAGGACCGGCCATCGGCTGGCTTTGCGGACTCCGCATTCGATGTGATTTCTTTGGGCTCTTCTGCGGAAATCGAAAGCATGCAACGCCGGTTCTCCGGCCAGTGCGAGGAGAAGATTGACCAAGTGACAGCGGGCGAGGCGGAACTCACACGGTCCGATGCGTCGGCGACAGAGTCTGACAGAGATAGAAAGAGCGACGTCCGCGGCGACAGAAAGGCGCTGCAAGGCAACCTAGATCCGCAGGTCTTATATACAGACACTGCCACAATTAAAAGGGAGACCGCGAAGATG ATACGCCGATTTGGTGTCGGTCGCCACATCGCGAATCTCGGCCACGGCATGGAACCTGAGATGAAACCTGAACATGCTAAGGCGTTCATTGACGGCGTGAAGGAGGCTTCGGCGGCTTACATTCGAGAACTCCGCGGGGAGGGCCAAGATACCTCAACAGTttga
- a CDS encoding hypothetical protein (encoded by transcript TGME49_289950) encodes MLTKSRGPRPSPAGGPLGPTPRIRRQVFAASDKVEPKEESTSLGAVSSARGLKREIERGPQRPSGRRLGFEPQRQEASGSASASASSLPFEDQVKNIIASGLAQPRDRLRMSGLNRSRPLLIARIPDTLAALRQPISIQQDVPVLPAGEENNVLLRLEGEKAAPWRVRDSSDLNQEERDGEESEAHASKKQKVFLSKPNDVNADCFFLLVQGKEFVEVLPISGWLNFDRMVPAKGQAPTAEDAEHQSRVKATRDAALAARVALLRRSGAESDEEGERVGKEAAKETRREGSDRDDDELGLRRQKQKRMKQLLRQKAGQKQKLNEYIDSALSVTAVRQAEVDWDFEEVLSDDEEDVAAEVKNQGAEGEDVLAGEAAEDLVCTDDDEAGAADADLTNYGQQMKTLLDKAKDDEADDELHQYESDEGEENEEEGQGGSASGQTSGETTKSPVTPGARPAQTTRPAPSAKLVAGQAEKGDDADLKSRVIRIMQQHMGRMTVKHFMNAFKVKEKNEEFKKIQQVVHKICKMETTEDKQKFIILKPEYRM; translated from the exons ATGTTGACGAAGAGTCGAGGGCCTCGCCCGAGTCCGGCCGGAGGGCCGTTGGGTCCGACGCCTCGGATTCGGAGACAagttttcgctgcttctgacAAAGTCGAGCCAAAGGAAGAATCCACTTCGCTCGGAgctgtctcgtctgcgagaggactgaagagagagattgAGAGAGGACCGCAGCGCCCCTCTGGCCGGCGTCTGGGTTTTGAG CCTCAGAGACAAGAAGCTTCAGGATCGGCGAGTGCGTCTGCGTCATCCCTCCCCTTCGAAGACCAAGTGAAGAACATCATCGCATCTGGAT tAGCGCAGCCTCGAGACCGCCTGCGAATGAGCGGCCTCAACCGCTCACGTCCTCTCCTCATTGCGCGCATTCCCGACACCCTCGCAGCTCTGCGGCAGCCCATCTCCATTCAACAAGATGTCCCCGTA CTGCCTGCGGGTGAAGAGAACAACGTCCTGCTCCGCCTggaaggggagaaggcggccCCGTGGCGCGTGCGAGATTCCTCAGATTTGAatcaagaggagagagacggcgaggagtctgaggcgcatgcatctaAAAAGCAGAAAGTCTTCCTATCGAAACCCAACGACGTCAACGCAGattgcttctttctgctcgtCCAAGGCAAG GAATTCGTGGAAGTGCTCCCGATCAGTGGCTGGTTGAACTTCGACCGGATGGTCCCGGCGAAAGGACAGGCGCCGACAGCCGAGGACGCAGAACACCAA AGTCGAGTGAAGGCCACCCGAGATGCTGCGCTGGCTGCGCGGGTGGCGTTgctgagaagaagcggcgcagagagcgacgaagaaggcgagagagtggggaaagaggcagcgaaggaaacgcggagagaaggatcTGAtcgagacgacgacgaactCGGCCTACGAAG GCAAAAGCAGAAGCGTatgaagcagctgctgcggcaGAAGGCtggacagaaacagaaactgAACGAATACATTGATTC GGCATTGAGTGTGACGGCTGTCCGTCAGGCAGAAGTGGACTGGGATTTCGAGGAGGTTCTGagtgacgacgaagaagacgtcgCGGCAGAAGTAAAGAACCAAGgcgcagagggagaggacgTTCTCGCTGGAGAGGCAGCCGAGGACTTGGTCTGcacagacgacgacgaagcaggcgccgcagacgcagaccTCACCAACTATGGCCAG CAAATGAAAACATTGTTGGACAAGGCgaaggacgacgaagcagacgatGAACTCCACCAGTACGAATCTGACGAGGGTGAAGAG aatgaagaagaaggtcaAGGCGGCAGTGCATCTGGACAGACCTctggagaaacgacgaagagtCCGGTCACTCCCGGCGCGCGACCGGCTCAGACGACTCGTCCAGCGCCTTCTGCAAAACTCGTCGCTGGCCAAGCGGAAAAGGGTGACGACGCGGACCTAAAGAGTCGTGTAATTCGTATCATGCAGCAGCACATGGGAAGAATGACTGTGAAG CATTTCATGAACGCGTTCaaggtgaaggagaagaacgaggaatTCAAGAAGATCCAG CAAGTCGTTCACAAGATTTGCAAGATGGAGACAACGGAAGACAAGCAGAAGTTCATTATTCTGAAGCCTGAATATCGcatgtga